The Myxococcales bacterium genome window below encodes:
- a CDS encoding sulfotransferase, whose amino-acid sequence MTSPIEDTKTATARQKAIVVVGPGRSGTSALTRAVAALGVDLGSNLKRGSSKNPKGFFEDLDILDLNYELHEAFGLRRNGSSVRLLAAEDWERVDLAPFRERLAKIVRNRFADAECWGFKCGGVIRMLPFWEETLEALQQQVYYVMAVRNPLDVAASRRKLDALRGVREKCDVEWLTQVVPYYRRLFDRRCVVVDFDRLLDDPQRELRRMARVLEIEVTEDIERGIREYADEFLNPDLRHSATGFDAFANDPQTNAATREGYRWLLRFASDEVEPGNAAHEQWLSEWTGIETSLETMRPLLRHIDSLEDDLRQRNWGVSAFLRARLWRGRGLAAPAG is encoded by the coding sequence ATGACATCTCCAATCGAAGACACAAAGACAGCTACCGCTCGGCAAAAAGCGATTGTCGTCGTGGGGCCCGGGCGCAGCGGGACGAGCGCCCTCACCCGGGCGGTCGCGGCTTTGGGGGTGGATCTCGGCAGCAATCTGAAGCGGGGATCGTCGAAAAACCCGAAGGGCTTCTTTGAGGACCTCGATATTCTCGATTTGAACTACGAGCTTCACGAGGCCTTCGGCCTGCGACGCAACGGCTCGAGCGTGCGGTTGCTTGCGGCCGAAGACTGGGAGCGCGTCGACCTGGCCCCCTTCCGCGAACGACTCGCAAAGATCGTGCGCAATCGTTTCGCCGACGCCGAGTGTTGGGGCTTCAAGTGCGGCGGAGTCATTCGCATGCTGCCCTTCTGGGAAGAGACGCTCGAAGCCCTGCAGCAACAGGTCTACTACGTCATGGCTGTCCGCAACCCGCTCGACGTCGCAGCTTCGCGCCGCAAACTCGACGCTCTGCGTGGCGTGCGCGAGAAGTGCGACGTCGAATGGCTCACCCAGGTGGTGCCCTACTACCGCCGACTTTTCGACCGGCGCTGCGTGGTCGTCGACTTCGACCGCCTGCTGGACGATCCGCAGCGAGAGTTACGACGCATGGCTCGGGTGCTCGAGATCGAGGTGACCGAGGACATCGAACGCGGCATCCGCGAATACGCTGACGAGTTTTTAAACCCCGACTTGCGGCACAGCGCCACGGGCTTCGACGCCTTCGCGAACGATCCGCAGACAAACGCAGCCACCCGGGAGGGCTATCGCTGGCTGCTTCGCTTCGCATCGGATGAGGTCGAGCCCGGAAACGCAGCACACGAGCAGTGGCTGAGTGAGTGGACGGGGATCGAAACGTCGCTCGAAACGATGCGCCCCTTGCTGCGCCATATCGATTCACTCGAAGACGATTTGCGCCAGCGCAACTGGGGAGTGAGCGCTTTCTTACGCGCCCGCCTGTGGAGGGGTCGCGGCTTGGCTGCGCCCGCCGGATGA